From the Terriglobales bacterium genome, the window CCCAAGGACCCGAACGACTTTGCCGAGTTCGCCGCGTGGGCGGTCAGCCGCTACGCGCCGGCGCGCGCCTCGCAACGGACCGAGGCAGGTGCCGCATGAGCGCGAAGCGCGTGCTGGTCACCGGCGGCGCGGGCTTCCTGGGCTCGCACCTGGTCGAGGCGCTGCTTGCCCGCGGGCACGAGGTTCGCGTGTTCGACAACCTGACCGAGCAGGTCCACGGCGGCGGCGTGCTCCCGTCGTACCTGCCGGCGGAGGCGGAGGTGGTCCGCGGCGACATGCGCGACCTCCACGCGGTCGCCGACGCGCTCGCCGGCATGGAAGTCGTCTTCCACCTGGCCGCGACGGTCGGCGTCGGGCAGTCGATGTACGCCATCGCCCACTACATGGGCTCGAACACCCAGGGCACCGCGAACCTGCTGCAGGCGATGCTCGACCGCAAGGCGCGCATCGAGAAGCTGGTGGTCGCGTCGTCGATGTCGATCTACGGAGAAGGGAAGTATCTCTGCCGGCAGTGCGGCGCGATGTCGCCGGCGCCGCGCGATGCGGCGCAGCTCAAGCGGCACGAGTGGGACGTGCGCTGCCCGCGGTGCGGTCAGGCGCTCACGCCCGTCGCGACCGACGAATCCAAGCCGCTGCAGTGCACGTCGGTCTACGCGCTGTCGAAGAAGGACCAGGAAGAGCTCTGCCTGCTCTACGGCCGGACGTACAGCCTGCCGGTCGTCGCGCTGCGCTACTTCAACATCTACGGCCCGCGGCAGGCGCTTTCGAACCCCTACACCGGCGTGGCGGCCATCTTCGCGGCACGGCTGCTGAATCGCCGCGCGCCGCTGGTATTCGAGGACGGCCAGCAGATGCGCGACTTCGTCAGCGTCCACGACGTGGTGCGGGCGAACCTGCTGGCGATGGAGCGCAGCGAAGCCGACGGGCGCGCGCTGAATGTCGGCTCGGGGGAGCCGGTCTCCATCCGCGAAGTCACCGCGGCACTGGCCCGCGCGCTCGGCTCGGACATCGCGCCGGAGATCACGCAGAAATACCGCGCGGGCGACATCCGCCATTGCTTTGCCGACATCGCGCAGGCCCGCGCGACGCTCGGCTACGAGCC encodes:
- a CDS encoding NAD-dependent epimerase/dehydratase family protein, which codes for MSAKRVLVTGGAGFLGSHLVEALLARGHEVRVFDNLTEQVHGGGVLPSYLPAEAEVVRGDMRDLHAVADALAGMEVVFHLAATVGVGQSMYAIAHYMGSNTQGTANLLQAMLDRKARIEKLVVASSMSIYGEGKYLCRQCGAMSPAPRDAAQLKRHEWDVRCPRCGQALTPVATDESKPLQCTSVYALSKKDQEELCLLYGRTYSLPVVALRYFNIYGPRQALSNPYTGVAAIFAARLLNRRAPLVFEDGQQMRDFVSVHDVVRANLLAMERSEADGRALNVGSGEPVSIREVTAALARALGSDIAPEITQKYRAGDIRHCFADIAQARATLGYEPRVRFADGMRELVEWLRSQSAEDHAAEAAAQLNAYGLTA